In candidate division WOR-3 bacterium, the following are encoded in one genomic region:
- a CDS encoding pyridoxal phosphate-dependent aminotransferase, with protein MINPTQELRLSARARVMPASPIRRLVPYAEQAKARGIKVYHLNIGQPDIETPAQIINGYRQIDIKILEYGHSAGLKSYIRTLVDYYHRAGIAVEEGNILVTTGGSEAIAFALQAVCDPGDEVLVPEPFYTNYLGFAIMAGVKVVPITTLRTRGFALPGKDEIVRLITPRTRAILFSNPGNPTGVVYTEPEMMLLKELALEYNLFLIGDEVYREFVYEEVKPISVLNLQGVEDRTVMVDSISKRYSACGARIGCVVSRNREFMTAMLKFGQARLCPPTIDQLAAQEAAKIPPEYFEQVRNEYRRRRDVLCAELAKIPGVEFTTPRGAFYLIAGLPVDDAERFAIFMLERFHVNNETVMVAPGNGFYATPGLGRNEVRIAYVLECEALVRAVEILKAGLAAYLQGG; from the coding sequence TCCGGCGTCTGGTGCCATACGCTGAGCAGGCGAAAGCCCGGGGAATCAAGGTTTATCATCTGAACATCGGACAGCCGGATATCGAGACCCCGGCCCAAATTATCAATGGCTACCGGCAGATTGATATCAAGATTCTCGAGTACGGTCACTCTGCCGGCTTGAAGAGCTATATCAGGACGCTGGTAGACTATTACCACCGGGCGGGAATTGCGGTTGAAGAGGGGAATATTCTGGTAACCACCGGTGGCAGTGAGGCAATTGCATTTGCTTTGCAGGCGGTATGCGATCCCGGCGATGAGGTTCTGGTGCCAGAGCCGTTCTACACCAACTATCTCGGATTCGCAATCATGGCGGGAGTAAAGGTTGTGCCGATTACGACCCTCCGAACCAGGGGTTTTGCTCTCCCGGGAAAGGATGAAATTGTCCGACTGATCACCCCCAGGACCCGGGCGATTCTCTTTTCCAACCCCGGTAATCCGACCGGGGTAGTATATACAGAACCGGAGATGATGCTATTGAAGGAACTGGCGCTGGAGTATAATCTGTTTCTGATCGGCGATGAGGTCTACCGTGAATTTGTTTATGAAGAAGTTAAGCCGATAAGTGTACTTAACCTGCAGGGGGTGGAGGACCGGACGGTAATGGTCGATTCCATTTCCAAGCGATACAGCGCCTGCGGGGCGCGCATCGGCTGTGTGGTTTCGAGAAACCGCGAGTTCATGACCGCAATGCTGAAGTTCGGACAGGCACGGCTCTGTCCGCCGACTATCGACCAGCTGGCGGCACAGGAGGCGGCAAAAATTCCGCCCGAGTATTTTGAGCAGGTGCGTAATGAGTACCGCCGCCGGCGCGATGTGCTCTGTGCCGAGCTGGCGAAGATTCCGGGGGTTGAATTTACGACACCCCGGGGGGCATTTTATCTGATTGCGGGACTGCCGGTAGATGACGCCGAGCGGTTCGCCATCTTCATGCTGGAGCGGTTTCATGTGAACAATGAAACGGTAATGGTGGCACCGGGGAACGGCTTTTACGCCACCCCCGGACTGGGCAGAAATGAGGTGCGTATTGCCTATGTGCTGGAGTGTGAAGCTCTGGTCCGGGCGGTTGAAATTCTTAAGGCCGGGCTTGCAGCCTATCTGCAGGGGGGATAA